One Rhodospirillales bacterium DNA segment encodes these proteins:
- a CDS encoding ketoacyl-ACP synthase III yields the protein MVTRSVVTGWGAYLPEKIVTNDDLAKIIDTSDEWIIERTGIRQRHVAADGENTSDLGYNAALQAMERAGVSRDDIDFIVLGTATPDQTFPSTATRIQERLGANGACAFDVAAACSGFVYALTMADNFLRLGQGKKALVIGAETFSRILDWEDRTTCVLFGDGAGAVVLESEENPGTSDDRGILSTHLHSDGRQHDLLYADGGPSSTQTAGVVKMVGREVFRHAVGRLSEVVEEALECNNLSADDVDWLVPHQANKRILDSTAKKLRLPPEKMVVTVDRHANTSAASIPLALNEAASDGRIKRGDLVLMEAMGAGFTWASAALRW from the coding sequence ATGGTGACACGTTCAGTTGTAACAGGGTGGGGCGCGTATCTTCCCGAAAAAATTGTCACCAACGATGATCTTGCAAAAATTATTGATACTTCCGATGAATGGATTATCGAACGCACTGGTATTCGCCAGCGCCATGTGGCCGCCGATGGGGAAAACACCTCAGACCTTGGCTACAACGCAGCCCTGCAGGCGATGGAGCGTGCCGGGGTCAGTCGTGATGACATTGATTTCATTGTTTTAGGGACGGCAACCCCGGACCAGACCTTTCCCTCCACGGCGACGCGCATTCAGGAGCGTCTTGGGGCCAATGGGGCCTGTGCCTTTGATGTGGCGGCGGCATGCTCTGGTTTTGTCTATGCCTTGACCATGGCGGACAATTTTTTGCGCCTTGGGCAGGGAAAAAAGGCACTGGTTATCGGGGCTGAAACATTTTCCCGTATTCTGGACTGGGAAGACCGAACCACGTGTGTCCTGTTTGGTGATGGTGCAGGGGCGGTGGTGCTGGAAAGCGAAGAAAACCCGGGCACCAGTGATGATCGGGGTATCCTTTCGACCCATCTTCATTCAGATGGCCGTCAACATGACCTTTTATATGCCGATGGCGGGCCATCATCGACCCAGACAGCCGGGGTGGTGAAGATGGTTGGCCGTGAAGTGTTCCGCCATGCTGTTGGCCGCCTGTCTGAGGTGGTTGAAGAAGCACTGGAGTGCAATAATCTTTCCGCCGATGATGTGGATTGGCTGGTCCCCCATCAGGCAAACAAACGCATCCTTGATTCGACGGCAAAAAAACTACGGCTTCCGCCTGAAAAAATGGTGGTGACCGTCGATCGTCATGCGAATACCTCTGCAGCGTCCATTCCCCTTGCCCTGAATGAGGCAGCGAGCGACGGGCGCATCAAGCGCGGCGACCTGGTCTTGATGGAGGCCATGGGGGCCGGATTCACCTGGGCATCGGCTGCACTGCGCTGGTAA
- a CDS encoding integration host factor subunit alpha has translation MTGNTITRAQLGEAVYQEVGLSRNESGDLVEAVLSEISDALVSGENVKISSFGSFSVRQKGERIGRNPKTGEEVPILPRRVLVFRASHVLKGRVKDLLSSTAGVQPSSDGQPGGLPDGDHSGGGQI, from the coding sequence ATGACAGGCAACACAATTACGCGCGCACAATTAGGCGAAGCGGTTTATCAAGAAGTTGGGTTATCGCGGAACGAATCCGGTGATCTGGTTGAGGCTGTCCTTTCTGAAATCAGCGATGCGCTTGTCAGCGGGGAAAACGTAAAAATCTCTTCGTTTGGCAGTTTCTCTGTTCGCCAAAAGGGCGAGCGTATTGGGCGCAATCCCAAAACTGGCGAAGAAGTTCCCATTCTGCCCCGCAGAGTCCTTGTCTTTCGGGCATCCCACGTCCTTAAAGGGCGTGTGAAAGACCTGCTTTCCAGCACCGCTGGGGTACAACCATCCTCTGACGGTCAACCTGGCGGTCTTCCGGATGGCGATCACAGTGGCGGGGGCCAGATATAA
- a CDS encoding ornithine cyclodeaminase family protein: MLIINNQIVADLLTMEDCIKAQEEAFKKIPTGGAIHRPRIDMYVPCKRDDGYFRWGTMEGANDGYFAIRMKSDIMHWPEDENGNWTEEKYCREPGTYCGMILLISTENAEPLAFINDGMLQHMRVGGGAGIGVKYLAREDSHVVGMLGSGGMARTFLESFKSVRDIRQCKVYSPTPEHREEYAEEMSKRLNIEVIAVDTPQEAVKGADILSSCTDAMNPVYDAEWIEPGMHVTNLGRREMPDDSANHFDVVIRQGTAGLQMKQTERFQAERGLSPAAYIAGSEEEMKRIPEKNPQPGFGGDDPEFTDRGKGGDKPDFSDLVSGKAKGRTSPDDVTFYRNVGNQGLQFSSVGQVVYRLAKAQGLGQEIPTDWFLQDIRD; encoded by the coding sequence CATCAACAACCAAATTGTCGCCGACCTTCTGACCATGGAGGACTGTATCAAGGCCCAGGAAGAAGCGTTTAAAAAAATTCCCACCGGTGGCGCCATTCACCGCCCCCGCATTGACATGTATGTGCCCTGCAAACGGGATGATGGCTATTTCCGCTGGGGCACCATGGAAGGCGCCAATGATGGGTATTTCGCCATCCGCATGAAATCCGACATCATGCATTGGCCCGAAGACGAAAATGGCAACTGGACGGAAGAAAAATACTGCCGGGAACCCGGCACCTATTGCGGGATGATCTTGCTGATCTCCACCGAAAATGCAGAACCACTGGCCTTCATCAATGATGGCATGCTGCAACATATGCGCGTGGGCGGTGGTGCTGGCATCGGGGTTAAATATCTGGCCCGCGAAGACAGCCACGTGGTTGGCATGTTGGGATCTGGCGGCATGGCCAGAACATTTCTTGAATCCTTTAAATCCGTTCGCGATATTCGCCAATGCAAAGTCTATAGCCCAACGCCCGAACACCGCGAAGAATACGCCGAAGAGATGTCTAAACGGTTGAACATCGAAGTCATCGCCGTGGACACCCCACAAGAAGCGGTCAAGGGCGCCGACATTCTTTCAAGCTGCACCGATGCCATGAACCCGGTCTATGACGCAGAATGGATTGAACCCGGCATGCATGTCACCAATCTGGGCCGTCGTGAAATGCCCGATGATTCAGCCAATCATTTTGATGTGGTCATTCGCCAAGGCACCGCCGGATTGCAAATGAAACAGACCGAACGCTTTCAGGCCGAACGCGGGCTGTCCCCTGCGGCCTATATCGCGGGCTCTGAAGAAGAGATGAAACGCATCCCTGAAAAGAATCCACAGCCGGGCTTTGGTGGTGATGATCCCGAATTTACGGACCGTGGCAAAGGTGGCGACAAGCCCGATTTTTCTGATCTGGTTTCAGGCAAAGCCAAGGGCCGCACCAGCCCCGATGACGTCACATTTTATCGCAATGTTGGCAATCAGGGATTGCAGTTTTCATCCGTTGGACAAGTGGTCTATCGCCTGGCCAAGGCACAAGGTCTGGGTCAGGAAATTCCCACCGATTGGTTCCTGCAAGACATTCGCGACTGA
- the plsX gene encoding phosphate acyltransferase PlsX, producing MSLTIALDAMGGDGAPEIVVDGADLARVRHPNVSFIFYGDEARLAPLVAAHSKLAAISTIQHTDIVVSGEEKPSRALRKGRGSSMGLAIDAVKKGDAQGVVSAGNTGALMAMAKLALRTLPGISRPAIATMVPTDKSECVMLDLGANIQCDERNLVEFAIMGEVFSRTVLGLAKPTIALLNVGEEDMKGHESVRQAAATLRDIDLPIEFIGFVEGDAVWSGAADVVVTDGFTGNVALKTAEGIVKMYSTFLRNAYKSSPLAMLGYFFSRRALNKMRAKLDPRRYNGAMLVGLNGIVIKSHGGTDAFGFSHAVGVAVDMIEGEFNERISEEFDHIGSFGVPTQNVASS from the coding sequence ATGTCCCTGACGATAGCCCTTGACGCGATGGGGGGCGATGGCGCTCCCGAAATCGTGGTTGATGGGGCAGATTTAGCCCGCGTCCGTCACCCCAATGTTTCCTTTATTTTTTATGGAGACGAGGCCCGCTTGGCCCCGCTGGTTGCTGCCCATAGCAAACTGGCAGCAATTTCCACCATTCAGCACACTGATATTGTTGTCAGTGGCGAAGAGAAGCCATCGCGTGCCTTGCGTAAAGGTCGCGGGTCTTCCATGGGGCTTGCTATTGATGCGGTCAAAAAAGGGGATGCTCAGGGGGTCGTTTCTGCCGGCAATACAGGCGCTTTGATGGCCATGGCCAAATTGGCGCTTCGAACCCTTCCAGGCATCAGCCGTCCGGCCATTGCCACCATGGTACCCACAGACAAGTCTGAATGTGTGATGCTCGACCTTGGTGCCAATATCCAATGTGATGAACGAAATCTGGTTGAATTTGCCATTATGGGTGAAGTCTTCTCGCGAACGGTGCTGGGGTTGGCAAAGCCAACCATTGCGCTGTTGAATGTTGGCGAAGAAGATATGAAGGGCCATGAATCAGTTCGCCAAGCCGCAGCGACATTGCGCGACATTGATCTGCCCATTGAATTTATTGGTTTTGTCGAAGGAGATGCCGTTTGGTCCGGTGCTGCAGATGTTGTGGTGACCGACGGTTTCACAGGCAACGTGGCCTTAAAGACGGCCGAAGGCATCGTCAAAATGTATTCAACCTTCCTGCGCAATGCTTACAAAAGCTCACCGTTGGCAATGCTGGGTTATTTCTTCTCTAGGCGTGCTTTGAACAAGATGCGGGCCAAGCTGGACCCCAGGCGTTACAACGGCGCCATGCTGGTGGGGCTGAATGGCATCGTTATCAAAAGCCACGGTGGAACGGATGCTTTTGGCTTTTCTCATGCAGTCGGCGTTGCCGTAGACATGATTGAAGGCGAGTTTAATGAGCGCATCAGTGAAGAATTTGACCATATTGGCAGTTTTGGCGTCCCGACACAGAATGTGGCCAGTTCCTGA
- a CDS encoding amidohydrolase has translation MTGHRIDVHHHFFPQDLKDVLGGGPTRDWTPQKSLDEMDENEVCTVALSASSIPPDWWRHDDAWLRKTIRRFNEYGAEMVKDRPDRFGLFAFLSMRDVDGTLAEIEYAFDTLGADGVGIATSFGDKWPGDPEYAAIFDELNRRKALVYVHPTTPFCCEGLLGVSASLIEYPHDTTRAILSLLFSGTFVRCRDIRFVFCHAGGTLPALTGRIEWGTVRMGNFAELAPDGYRAELARLHFDTATSTNPISFDALTSVVPVSQILLGSDFPYGLLGPTIAGLDDCNLNEAEIKAIEHDNAIRLVPRFGK, from the coding sequence ATGACTGGCCACAGGATCGATGTTCATCATCATTTTTTCCCCCAAGACCTGAAAGATGTTTTGGGTGGCGGGCCAACGCGAGATTGGACGCCCCAGAAATCTCTGGATGAAATGGATGAAAACGAAGTGTGCACCGTGGCACTTTCGGCGTCATCGATTCCCCCTGATTGGTGGCGTCATGATGATGCGTGGTTACGAAAAACAATTCGTCGGTTCAATGAATATGGTGCTGAGATGGTCAAGGACCGCCCGGACCGTTTTGGCCTGTTTGCATTTTTGTCGATGCGCGATGTGGACGGCACCCTGGCCGAGATCGAATATGCCTTTGATACCCTGGGTGCAGATGGGGTGGGGATCGCCACCAGCTTTGGCGATAAGTGGCCGGGTGATCCAGAATACGCCGCCATTTTTGACGAGCTAAACCGGCGCAAGGCTTTGGTCTATGTCCATCCCACCACACCGTTTTGTTGTGAAGGGTTGTTGGGCGTCAGCGCATCCTTGATTGAATATCCCCATGACACCACCCGGGCGATTTTGAGCCTGTTATTTTCAGGGACGTTCGTTCGGTGTCGCGATATCCGCTTTGTGTTTTGCCATGCAGGCGGCACGTTACCGGCCCTTACCGGGCGCATCGAATGGGGCACGGTTCGCATGGGTAATTTTGCGGAATTGGCACCCGATGGCTACCGGGCAGAACTGGCGCGGCTTCATTTTGACACGGCAACCTCAACCAACCCGATCTCGTTTGATGCCTTGACGAGCGTCGTTCCGGTCAGCCAGATTTTGCTGGGCAGTGATTTTCCCTATGGCCTTCTTGGGCCGACAATCGCAGGCCTGGATGATTGCAACCTGAATGAGGCTGAGATCAAAGCCATCGAACACGATAACGCCATCAGGCTGGTTCCCCGGTTTGGGAAATAA
- a CDS encoding VOC family protein codes for MFKSIDHVAVHCSDLEKSTAFYRDVMGFEPWVGHDARIQFFKVGTTLLELSMKQPAQVMSGLHFCLNTDDVSAAVETLRAQGVEVVLEPKPTTPREPSEESFLRAIVKGPDGELIEIRG; via the coding sequence ATGTTCAAATCAATTGACCATGTGGCCGTGCATTGTTCTGACCTTGAAAAGTCCACGGCCTTTTATCGCGACGTCATGGGGTTTGAACCCTGGGTCGGCCACGATGCGCGCATCCAGTTTTTCAAGGTTGGCACCACCCTCTTGGAACTGTCCATGAAACAGCCAGCTCAGGTGATGTCGGGATTGCATTTTTGTCTGAATACCGATGATGTCAGCGCAGCTGTTGAAACACTTCGCGCCCAAGGCGTCGAGGTGGTGCTTGAACCAAAACCCACCACCCCGCGCGAACCCAGTGAAGAAAGTTTTCTTCGCGCCATCGTCAAGGGGCCTGATGGCGAGCTGATCGAAATTCGCGGCTAG
- a CDS encoding Gfo/Idh/MocA family oxidoreductase, with the protein MINAAIVGLGSWGRKLVGSVQGKSDQIRFSSAVTRTVSKAEDFAKTHDMALGDDLASVLADPAIDAVVVAGPNPLHVPHGLAALDAGKPTMVIKPMALHLAEAKQLQAASDKAGVLLALGYNRCFMPEIVELRRRVRAGDLGTILHAEGNFCVDRYLGLKPGSWKSDLEQSPAGSLADHMLYNMISILGPIAEVTTVASGRATETSLMDTAATVLKFVDGTSGLLTAIGATGNYHRLVMFGDKGWAELRGTGNFSFQPIGGKLEEIKFPKFEPEHAQLEAFARAVTGEVEFEISPSDAVHGVGVIEAMGQSAQQGKTITLS; encoded by the coding sequence ATGATAAATGCTGCAATTGTTGGCTTGGGGTCTTGGGGCCGAAAACTGGTTGGATCGGTTCAGGGAAAAAGCGACCAGATTCGTTTTTCATCCGCCGTCACGCGGACTGTATCCAAGGCCGAAGATTTTGCCAAAACCCACGATATGGCATTGGGAGACGATCTTGCCTCGGTGCTGGCGGACCCGGCCATTGATGCTGTTGTGGTGGCGGGGCCGAACCCCCTTCATGTGCCCCATGGCTTAGCTGCCCTTGATGCGGGCAAGCCTACCATGGTGATCAAACCCATGGCCTTGCATCTGGCAGAGGCCAAACAATTACAAGCGGCATCAGACAAAGCAGGGGTGTTGTTGGCGCTTGGCTACAATCGTTGCTTCATGCCAGAGATCGTGGAATTGCGTCGCCGGGTGCGCGCGGGAGACCTTGGCACCATCTTGCACGCAGAAGGTAATTTCTGTGTTGATCGTTACCTGGGTTTGAAACCGGGCAGCTGGAAATCTGACCTTGAACAATCCCCTGCGGGTTCTCTTGCTGATCATATGCTCTACAACATGATTTCCATTTTGGGGCCCATAGCGGAAGTCACCACCGTAGCATCGGGCCGGGCCACGGAAACATCCCTGATGGATACCGCCGCCACTGTCTTGAAGTTTGTTGACGGGACCAGTGGACTTTTGACGGCCATCGGGGCCACGGGTAATTACCATCGACTGGTTATGTTTGGCGACAAGGGCTGGGCCGAGCTTCGGGGCACGGGAAACTTTTCCTTCCAACCCATTGGTGGCAAATTAGAAGAAATTAAATTTCCCAAATTTGAGCCCGAACACGCGCAGTTAGAAGCCTTCGCCCGTGCTGTCACGGGTGAGGTTGAATTTGAAATATCCCCCTCCGATGCCGTGCATGGGGTTGGGGTGATTGAGGCCATGGGCCAATCGGCACAACAGGGAAAAACCATCACGCTTTCGTAA
- a CDS encoding MerR family transcriptional regulator, whose product MATNVVSAVGSAPAAPVEGRRAGKSAAAFRTISEVANELEIPQHVLRFWESKFSQVKPLKRGGGRRYYRPEDVDLLRNIQTLLYRDGYTIKGVQKLLREGQVGRIRKAANGAADDGAVSDPAPKKAAINGSGLDDSQKLEIRAAIDELTALKVLLKG is encoded by the coding sequence ATGGCGACAAATGTTGTGTCAGCCGTCGGTTCAGCCCCAGCAGCCCCTGTTGAGGGCCGTAGAGCTGGCAAATCAGCCGCTGCCTTTCGGACCATCAGCGAGGTCGCCAATGAACTGGAAATCCCCCAGCATGTCCTGCGCTTTTGGGAATCCAAATTTTCACAGGTAAAACCGCTCAAACGGGGCGGTGGTCGGCGTTATTACCGGCCAGAAGACGTTGATTTGCTCCGAAATATCCAGACTTTGTTGTACCGCGATGGCTATACCATCAAGGGTGTCCAAAAGCTTTTGCGTGAAGGCCAGGTCGGGCGCATCCGCAAAGCAGCCAATGGGGCTGCCGATGATGGTGCTGTAAGCGATCCAGCGCCCAAGAAAGCCGCGATTAATGGCTCAGGCCTTGATGATTCCCAAAAGCTGGAAATCCGTGCCGCCATTGATGAATTGACCGCATTGAAGGTCCTTCTTAAAGGCTAA